One Ignavibacteriales bacterium genomic region harbors:
- a CDS encoding copper-translocating P-type ATPase: MKANIKTLIIPVEGMTCASCVSRVEKVLKNIDGVESANVNLATEKVTITIDSSIAKTQQLIAAVEDAGYKLILDEVVASKGSKSSDFYSKLKKEFILCAVLTVPIMFISMVSMTDWFMNISLLDMNGINKILFIATSIVMLVSGKRFFSIAWKLAKHFDADMNTLVAVGTVVAYLYSSMTVLFPNWVIQSGHEPHQYFDTAATIITLILLGKTLEARAKQRASNAMKELMSIQPKIARVKRDDEYLEIAIDDVITGDIILVRPGEKIPVDGIIEKGETSIDESMMTGESIPVSKSVSDKVIGGSINTTGSIEFRTTAVGKDTVLSQIVRLVEEAQGSKAPIQSLADKIAGIFVPVVLGISIITFIIWLMVGAEFNIAMINSIAVLIIACPCALGLATPTAIIVGTGKGASIGVLIKNAESLERAGNIDVVVFDKTGTLTEGKPLVSNIRTFNNFQEELVLRLSASVGHNSEHPLSKAIVELSQQRNMKLSTVDSFLSSSGYGIIGDVDGRNIIIGNSAFIEKYSIRIVDAEKIVKDLESEGKTIVYVGIDKILAGIISISDKIRSTSKEAVQSLHKVGIDVVLLTGDNETTAKTIAKEVGITKVIANVLPDLKAQHIRNLQSEKKIVAMVGDGVNDAPALAQADVSIAMSSGTDVALETADIAIMRHDLRSVARSIQLSKSTLRTIRQNLFWAFVYNIIGIPLSAFGMLNPTFAAGAMAFSSVSVVTNSLRLKSKNI; encoded by the coding sequence ATGAAAGCAAATATCAAGACATTGATTATTCCGGTTGAAGGTATGACGTGTGCAAGCTGTGTCAGCCGTGTTGAAAAAGTATTAAAGAATATTGACGGTGTCGAGTCTGCGAATGTGAATTTGGCTACAGAGAAAGTGACAATAACGATTGATTCGTCAATAGCAAAAACACAACAACTAATTGCCGCAGTCGAAGATGCAGGCTACAAGTTGATCCTTGATGAGGTGGTCGCATCCAAGGGCTCAAAATCTTCTGATTTCTATTCCAAACTTAAAAAAGAATTTATTCTGTGTGCAGTGTTAACAGTGCCAATCATGTTCATTAGTATGGTAAGTATGACCGACTGGTTCATGAATATCTCACTGTTGGATATGAATGGAATCAATAAAATTCTGTTCATTGCGACATCCATTGTGATGTTGGTATCTGGGAAGAGATTCTTTTCAATTGCTTGGAAACTTGCAAAACATTTTGATGCCGACATGAACACGCTTGTTGCGGTCGGTACCGTAGTTGCCTATCTCTATAGCTCAATGACAGTATTATTTCCTAATTGGGTAATTCAATCGGGACACGAACCTCATCAATATTTTGATACGGCGGCGACAATTATCACGCTTATTCTTCTTGGGAAAACTCTCGAGGCACGTGCGAAACAGCGTGCATCCAATGCCATGAAAGAGTTAATGTCGATTCAACCAAAAATAGCGCGAGTTAAAAGAGATGATGAATACCTCGAGATTGCAATTGATGATGTCATCACAGGAGATATCATTCTGGTTCGTCCCGGAGAGAAAATTCCGGTTGATGGTATAATTGAAAAAGGAGAAACTTCAATCGATGAATCGATGATGACCGGCGAGAGTATTCCTGTCTCAAAATCTGTTTCCGATAAAGTAATCGGTGGATCGATAAACACAACGGGAAGCATTGAGTTCCGAACCACCGCGGTCGGAAAAGATACGGTGCTATCTCAAATTGTTCGATTGGTTGAAGAGGCGCAAGGATCGAAAGCACCGATTCAATCGCTCGCCGATAAAATAGCCGGAATATTCGTTCCCGTCGTTCTTGGAATATCAATTATCACTTTTATAATCTGGCTTATGGTTGGTGCTGAATTTAATATTGCGATGATTAACTCGATTGCTGTACTAATTATCGCTTGTCCGTGCGCATTAGGACTTGCAACACCAACTGCGATTATCGTAGGAACGGGAAAAGGTGCTTCAATTGGAGTGTTGATTAAAAATGCTGAAAGTTTAGAACGAGCCGGGAATATCGATGTCGTTGTATTCGATAAAACCGGAACGCTAACTGAAGGAAAACCTTTAGTGTCAAATATCAGAACATTTAATAATTTTCAGGAAGAATTAGTTTTGCGGTTATCTGCATCGGTCGGGCATAATTCCGAGCATCCGCTATCGAAAGCAATAGTAGAACTATCTCAACAAAGAAATATGAAATTGTCTACCGTGGATAGTTTTCTTTCCAGTTCGGGATATGGTATAATCGGTGATGTGGATGGACGGAATATTATTATAGGAAATTCAGCATTCATTGAAAAATATTCTATAAGGATTGTTGATGCAGAGAAAATTGTTAAAGATCTTGAAAGTGAAGGAAAGACTATTGTATATGTTGGCATTGACAAAATATTAGCGGGTATCATTTCCATATCTGATAAGATTCGAAGTACGTCTAAAGAAGCTGTCCAATCACTGCATAAGGTTGGGATAGATGTCGTACTTCTGACCGGTGACAATGAAACTACCGCGAAAACTATTGCAAAAGAAGTTGGTATCACGAAGGTAATTGCCAATGTTCTTCCGGATTTAAAAGCGCAGCATATTCGAAATCTGCAATCAGAAAAAAAGATCGTTGCCATGGTTGGCGATGGAGTTAATGACGCACCTGCTCTTGCCCAGGCAGATGTGAGCATTGCTATGAGTTCCGGGACAGATGTTGCGCTTGAAACTGCCGACATTGCAATTATGAGACATGACCTGAGAAGTGTAGCCAGGTCGATTCAACTTTCCAAGTCGACGTTGAGAACTATAAGACAAAATCTGTTTTGGGCTTTCGTTTATAATATTATCGGGATTCCACTTTCAGCATTTGGGATGTTAAATCCAACATTCGCGGCTGGAGCGATGGCATTCAGTTCGGTAAGTGTTGTGACAAATTCACTGCGGTTGAAATCAAAAAATATATGA